The genomic window CACGTGTACGACAGAATAATGGACTATCATGTGACATTTCGTTTTCTTTTGAGGATGTGTTTAAGTTACAAAAATACCCATCACCATGAGAGACGAGTCATGAGTATGAGACTGTAACTGCTAATCCAAATCGGGAATGTAGcttttttttgaaccaattcACTCATTTGTCTTTTGCGTCATTCAAGTATAAAGTTGACCCATTATATctttaaattggccaaaatatCAAAAGCTAAATAACCAACTTTTGTAAAATTATGATAATATAAGTTGAACATGTCAAAGTGACACCATACAGTACATATTCTCAAACAAATTAAGTGTTTGTTCAAATGGGCAGAAAGTTTGCCAAAAATTAACACTTTAATTACTGTTTGCCAAATTAAGTGTTTGGCTTAAAAGGATCAACATATTAGCCATTAAATCTCAAATGCAGTAGAGCAGTAGAAACCATGGAACTATTTTCTGCTTCCCTGAAGAAGATTACAATATGGTATGGTGGACTACTTTTTAAACAATGCAGACTTGCAGCTGTTTCACACTTACTGAGTATAGCAGCTTTATAATGAGAAAGGCACTGGCTTGGAGTGTGAATGGCATGGAATATGCATAGTCTTGTGCTTGTTAAATAAACAAATCTTCTTGCCAACCTGCCATAGCTATTAGTAGTATTTGGAAGTGGGTTTCAAGTGGTCTTCGTAAACTTCCAATCCAGGTAACATAGGAGATGGAGAAGGTTTTGTAATCTTAGTCAATGAATACAGAAGCATAGCAATAGCTGTCTATTCCAGCCTACTAATTTCTGGTCTACTGTACATCTATCCAATAGAAGCTCCTAATAGAACATTTTCCATATACTGTGGTATGATTAACATGCAAgcattttttttgtgtaaaatatAAGAATGAATGTCTAAGATGAAATTGAAAGCATATCTAGACATTTTATATGGATTGTGTACATGGTGTTCTTCCATCCCTCACATAATTCACAAATATAACTCAAATAAGCAAGCTACTGCCTCCTTGGGACGGTGATCTGATCACTTCATGGCTCCAAACAATGCGGGAACAAATAATGGGAGCAACTAGCAAGTAAGGGAGAGGAACTGGAATTTGAAATCACGTGAAAATAATGTGAAAATAATACGAGAGAATCAACGAAAGTGTTATCGCAAAAGAATTGTAATCACAGGTGATGCTTGATTGTATAATAGGTGAACTCTATTTTCATTCCAACAAAAGTGGCACCACAACTCTTAATTGAACAAAATTGTTAAATTGCAACTACTGTGCAACCAAAGCAATATGTGTCGAACAGTACTTTAACCAAAACAGAAGCTAACATTAGAAAAGGGTTTAACATGGTTCTAAAATGAATAAGCTGAACATACAATTAATCTTCTTCCTCTCCTTCATTTTCAGCAATGTTGAAGTACCTCAATTCGTAAACATTTCTGTCTTTGTTAGAAGCAATCACTCTGAGCCAGTCACGTACATTGTGTTTCTTCAAATACTTCTTAGTTAAGTACTTGAGATACCTGGAACAACATTGAGATGTTCAAAAATGCACATAAGCTCCTTCAATTTGCAAATAATATCATGCACAAAGCACTGCTTccataaattgaaaatataatggTTTAAAACCACAACAAATTTTTAATGGCATGACATCTAAATAGGAACAATTACAATCAACCTAAACCATTTGAAACGGGATAAAAAACCGAGAAAATACAGACATCTTCCATTTGCAAGAGAATATACATCATAAAATTCAGACCGAAAAATGACTGGAAAAATGTCAATAACATGCAAAAGTTGTTGTTCTTGCTCACtcttaaaatataattacaCGAGATTATATATTTAGGGGccgtttggattggcttatttttgaggTTATGTggaacaacttatgcaaataagtaagcttttatgtattattataagtttttcaaggtagtttttCAAATGGGCCCTTGATGATTCAAAAATTTACATAATACATGTCTAGTAAAAAGTATCAATTAGAGCTGTTGTGATAATAAAAGGTTACTGAACTCAATTCTTCTAAACccaatttcaaaatatcattaccaaacacaaatgaattattttaaCCTCAACTTTTTTAACATCTATTCTTTCAAACATACATTCTACCAAAATCTAAAATGCTAAATTTGCAACTAACTACAACCCCAACTTAAAAAACTAGcacaaatcaaacaattgaatttctacctaagaaaataaaaatcttcCAATAATCAAATGAAACAATAAACTCAcaacataacataaaaaaaaaactaaaattaaattaaaaaaaaaagatagagaaTAACCGTTTAGAGAAGTTGGTATCAGAAGTAACAGTGATCTTGCTCTTCTCACGTGAAACGGTAACAGCATCACCAAGAGCACCAGGTTTACCACCAACCTTAATCCTTTCTTGAAGAAACTTTTCGAGAGAGGCAATGTCCATGATTTTGTCTTCAACTGGTTTGGCACAATCAATGGTGAATGTTATCACTCCCTTCTTCTTCCCCTTGGAACCAGCTGCATCCAGACGACCCATTTTTTCCGCACCGAAAGGGAGCACTGGTAATGGACGGCGGTGGCAGAAATTAGGGTATAGATTTGCCTACAATTTATACGCTTACGTAAAACGCGCGTTTCATTTGGTATCTTCTTGTTTTcgattattttttaattttattttttggtaagcgattattttttaattgttccactttttttttttgtatttgttaaaaacaatttttttcgtTTGCCATCACATGTTTAAGAGACCAAAACACttaccacttggaccaattcattttATTGTTTCGAAATGATCACTATCTTAtgagaaaataacatttttctttgtGTATTACtaatttataacattttttatatgatatttaatttaagtAGTATTTCAACTTATAACACATAGTTTTGAGAAGAAATAACAAGTTATTCAAAATTCACACACGAAGAGGTTGAAGTTCGAATTCCAATTAATGTATATTGTTAAGATTTTGATAAAATGGAGAAGTTGAATGATAAGAGCTTAGAAGGCTTGAAAGAGAGTAGAAATTGtaacattttattttgataaaagataataaaaatagAGTAATTTGAGGTTtaactaacttttttttgaacggcaaagAATTAGTAATATCTATTCtattatctattatctattattattactaggggtaaacccgtgcgttgcacgggttcgattaaaatatataactaaaataattttataaatgaaaaataataattgtgataagtttAATCACAcataattaaaacataattaatttaaaatatgatcatgtttaatattagtatatgtatataaaaaaaaagttgtttagaaatattagattttatttatttatatcatagttttgtttatattttaatgtaatagatctcttataatattttataaatttgaagggatacatcatattttattttaattgtgtgcTCCTATAAGAACTTaggttttctttatatgaatgACAACTTTACAGTCATATGtcactttgctttttatttttttatgtctccGTTATTGTATTTTCAATAACAGTTGGAGGCATGCGTACatacatacttttttttatcacgtgatctcgttttttgaaaattacgAATCAAATAACGTAACCGGCCGTTTACTcccttatatgcaatttaaggcACCAAATAGCTTTTCTACTTACTTCTCTTTCGGTCTTTTGAAGTTTCTCCTCACATATTcatttggtgaaattttatcccgactttattagtcccaatttttttagtatattgtttagtttacattttttttcttagtctttttttgttttggtttgttttttcttttttatggtaaagtttgtgaccctacaaatttatttttagtttttgtgtctcttatttaataatatttgcttgaaTATTTAGtgtatttttgttataatatatataaggctaaattgcagttttggccccccacgttttataattgtgcgattttggccccccaagtttcaaatgagcgattttggccccccacgtttgcccccttttgcatttcttggtccccctgactattttgaccaaaaacctGCTGACATCGAATACTTttgacacgtgtcttaattgtattggccaatcaaaatttattatttttttttaaaagaaaaatttaaggaAATGTCACGTGACTCTTTTTTTGTTGgggttaattatttattttttaaaaaaattttgtaaaaatcaacaataaaaagcCTTAATTTTAGCAATCAGATGTTAGAGTTTTCTAACCAAAATTGCGATTTAAGACTACCAACAGAGGCACTAACATCTGATTGTTAAATTAAGActtttaattgttgttttttacaatttgtaaaaaaaaaaaaattaatcccaACATAAAAAGAGTCACGTGACCTTTCcttaaattttcttataattttggttggccaatacaattaagacacgtgtcaaaaatattccatgtcagcaggtttttggtcaaaatagtcaaggggtccaagaaatgcaaaagggggcaaacgtgggggccaaaatcgctcatttgaaacttggggggccaaaatcgcacaattatgaaacatggggggccaaaactgcaatttagcctatatATAAACCTTAAATACTTTTTGTtgccaatatataagtttggatgatgatttcatatatttgaatttaggttcaGTTATTTGGCTCAGGTAAAGAAAGTTTATTTTGCATGTCTCCCGAGAGGTCACTTGGTTGAGGAGTTAATCTTCAACCTAGAGGAACTTGGTTCGAGACCCGACACCCGAAAAAGAAAGtttattttagaagaatttaaCATCTCATcttattatttgcttaaaaatgttatattattcttataaatatctctctatatttattttgggcCGTAAATACTCTTAAATCATATTCTCAAAGTCCTACATATATGTTTCAATCATATTTTTCGTTTATTATAAGCAATTGTTAAATAATTATGACTAtctattttaacaaaattaaaaatagatgaTAGTTTTTGTAACTTGAAAGTTTGTCCTAagttaatattattagtggtgtgaaattataatatttttattatatgcaaaattttaaaattctaaattattattattttgttgtaggtataattttggtttaattagttttttggtcccttaaagatattttaggtttcacaatggtcccttaaagaaaaaaaggtccggattggtcccttaaagacacatctgtttctcaattggtcctttctgtcaattttttacaaaaaacgttagttttagttgactggaTTGTAGATGCCATTAAGTGTAAGTgatccaccaaaaaccttattaatttttaaaattttaaccattggaattttttgttatatttgaagttaaaatttaacggaaaggaccaatatgacaaacatatatgtctttaaaggaccaatccggaccttttttttttaagggaccaatccgagcctttttttctttaagggaccattgtgaaacctaaaatgtctttaagggaccaataaattaattaagcctataattttttttcaagtaaatgCATGCATGATAGAATTGTAATTTACAATTAAATACGTAAACTGATTGTATATGACATGCAATTAAAACTcaatatgaaaatgaaaggtCCCATGAATAAAAACTAAACCTTTCAATATTCATTACTTTTAATCATCATTAATTAAATAGAATAAGAAAGGGGAGAAGTTACAAATGAgtattaggatttttttttagaagtgtCACATTGTCATAAGTAATGCAAGCTAAATATCATGTCAAAGTCATTATCATTATCACAATTCACACAATGCTTACATAATTTAGTCTGAATATATAAGTTTAAAGTATCCCTGAAATTAGAAGATTtgaacttcaccacaatgcttgCATAATTTATCTAACCGTCTATGAATGTAGAGGAAAAACGTGAGTATAAACATATACTCACATTTAGTTATAAAGACTATGGACTCATGTTATAATAGTGGTTATaacattcttttctttttttaaatgaactaaaatttagaattgaAAGTGAATTCCTTCAAAACAtagatgaaaattataaaaaaaaatgaatcactTGCACCAAACATATTGATGCTATAAATTTATTACCTAACTATTGGAAAATTCTTCAAACATCATATATCTCAATCCTCTAAATCTTCCACAACTTTCTTGCTCCATAATATTAGTTGACTCTTTATTAGATACAATTTGAGAAAGGAATATATTTTGTCATCTTACATGGAATGAAGCCTCTTAAAAATTATCATTGGTTCTATGTTCTTGATAACAAAAGAACAACCAATATCagtaaataaatgagaaaaataagattgtttacttacaaccattgttatgataaaaaaaaattaaagatttaaatgacaataatttgataagagtaattgagaatACCGACCTTTTCATCCATTAGCATTCTATCTGCggtgaaaaattatttcttccaagctacaaatgaagaacaaaaactaaacattagtacaTATGAATATTGTAGgataacaaaaactaaacattagtatATATAGCACCATGTAGAAATAAACTCAAAGATTGAGTGAAATTGTCAAATGTTAAGATTTAGGAATGAGTAGAAAATGAATGTGAggtggtggttataaagagTGTGAGAGAGAGTGAAAGTCACTAAACTTTTCTACTTTGTAAgttatatttggaggaatgttaaaggatgcatacaattatgatgatgctAAATAATgcattagtttttttaaaaaaaattaaatttaataaattaaaagagacaatattaagattttaatagagattatgaactattttttagagtgccacatcatcacaatgcttgcttatgagcaactcaaccttccttttactagtaaaagattatGTATAAAGAGGATACACGAGTTTtagtgtggacttttcataataccaataatacccttgatttttttagtagcaacaaaaatattttattaacaaactcaccaccataacataaatcactttttttttagcagcaaaaattatttattaacaaactgaccataagacatatcttttattttttgaacataAGTTAGGCACAGCAGATGCGGAACTCGcgtgcctggcccgctagtataaATAAATGGAATAAGTATAGGAGATACTTCATCCACACAGTAGAAGGAATAGTACAGAAAAGTACTCAACCCATCCAAATTCTAATGCCACTAACGAACTATGCAATCAAAAGGAAAAACACACCACTCATAAAATAAACATGGTGATTTAACCTTGTTAGATAAAAGCCATTTCCAAGAAACTAGTTGTATCCTTTCGAAGATCTCCATCGGCTCTCTAGTCTTTGACTCGAAGATTGTTTCATTCCGCGACTTCCAAAGCACCTAAATTGTAGCATGTCAAACCAACACACTAACTACCAAATATCAAACCTAACAAACTAATTGAATCTCTATCAAACTAATTAAACCACTAACTAATCATCATTATTCTTAACACGTATAACCTAACGACATCATTGCATTGATTTGATTAGGATTATTTGAGTTACTCAATTCCATTCAACTCGAACTCGAACTCATGATCGCCTTCAATTGTGCCAAATACTAAAAATCGTATTGCAAGTAACATTAGAGGACTAGATCCTCTCCGGTGAATAAAGAAGGGTTCAGTGAAATttaaaccttttaaaaataaaaagtacaaaaaataacatgtttgaataatccattttttataacttataggcgaaaaaataatttattttggatttttggcCCCATATATTGAAGCCCTTGTTGACGATCCTTTACTCCGACATCATACAGGGTTCCTCAAATAATGTGATATCTCACACCAGGTAAATCCTTAACCCTTCCCCCTCTTACTACAGAATGTTCAACAATACCACATTATTAACAACAAACTccacaaggttttttttttttttttttttactttgattttattAGCACTATTCGAGTTGGTCAATTCTATTTAAAACCATGATCACCTTCAATTTGGTTTTAAGTCCTAATAATAAGCTAGAGTTCACACCATGCCCGTTAAGATAAAGAACTTTTATGGTTAACAAACactataagataaaaaatatcaaacatcaattaataaataaacaatttattttacatCGACATAAATAACAAATCATATTTGATTTTCTCAGCAACAATTGAGATATTTGGTTTTCCCCTTAAAATGAACACAGATGATATTGTACTAAAGAAAATTCGATGCAATCAGCAACAAGAAATATATTCTCCCTAGCAAGTAAAACTTTCATTCCAGTATTTTATTTGaccacaaaaaattatattgcaaaATTTGCAGTGACTGTAATTCTACTAATGCTAAGTAGTGATATGTCAGATACAAAGATCAGCTAGAATAAAGAATTCCCGGAACTCTAACTGCATTTAATTCAATGCCTAGGATCCCTTGCAAGCTGTGCAGCCTTTTCTCCACTCTTATGATCATAATATTCTACCACTGCAGCTCCGGCTAATGCTGCCAGTGTAAGAGCCTGAGCATGCAACCTGAAAGAAAATAGCTCAAAAAGATAAACAAGAAGTGTATGCTTGAAATTGTGCAGGGTGTGTCCCAACCAGAGCAAtttcaaagagagaaaaaaaatcactacaagaaaaaatgaAGTCTTCACAACATATATCAAATGAAACTACAGAAGTTCAACAACCAGTATGCAGACAAACCCATATCATTTAGTGTTTCAATATTACGGCAGTGCTGTCAATGCAGATAGTAGCTGTTTGTTTAAATTCCGCTACGCAAGAGTTGTTATTATAGCACCACTGGACACTATCTGAcaacattttataatttgttcaaattttgcttAGTTGAAGTGTTGCTATAGTCGCTATTTAATAACATTGTATGATTTGATGCCTTGTTTTCCACTCTATTTCCATGCCCATCTAATGATTAATGACAGCTTAGCCAAAAAAATGTCTTTTCAATGACAATAATCCATCTCTTTGGTGTTAACTATTAGTTTTGTGTGTCTTGAATTATCAGTATTTAATTGATGAGACAACAAAGGAGATATAAAGAGGGCAGAATAATCGCCAAACATTTAATCAGCATTTTCCcataacaaaaagaaaacagaaAACTGTGAAAAAGAACATTAATTATCAAGCACTTGAGCATTGTTTCAAAGAAATACAAATTTCAATCAATCCATGTCCTAGGATCAAGCAATTATCGACTTTTCCCATTGCGCTCTAAGAACAAATAAATCAATGAAATGCAGGGTTTACTCATAGATGATTTAGAAAAAACGTAACCTGATTCAAAACACGAAACTTCTGAGTTTATCCAGTTAATTTTGGATTCACTTTTATGTGGTAAAAGTGATTGAGATtcataaatttgattttaacaCGCATTTGAATGTTTGACTTCCATGAAGAGAAACGGATTCTAACCCCAAAATAGATTCTAACTTGAAGCTGAGATTTAGTTTCTATGATAAGTACTAGAAGTAAGCAATTACAACCTCAAATTAATTTGTTCAATTCACTTTTTATCTAAATGTATACAAAGATTAAATTCTTTGCATGTAACTTTACAAAATCAATCCATTCAAAACCAATTTTCATCCGGAACAAATCAGGCAaaagtgaaaacttatgaagcAAGTACACTCTTCGAATTAGGTGTGCCCCCGGTATCAGACACCAACACgcatgattacattgaattatgtcattttttaaaattattatcggtgttggCGTGTCAATGTTTGTGCTTCATACATGCATCACCTCAACAAGTAATCATAGAACAAAACATCAACCCCCATTGCAACATGCAATTAAAACTTAACAATCTGATGACTTAGAAGATGACCATAGAACcccaaaataattataaaactcAATTACGCatgcaacaacaaaaataatttattcatcAAACATGGATTGCacaattttgaaaagaaaaaaaaaaaccagataAATTTGTAACAAACCTGGCGTGAATGATCTTAACACTTGTTTTCATGTTAGGTCGAGACCAATTATATGCAATTGAACCCGAAATACCACTAAGCCACAAACAACCTgatccaaaaaaataatcaataacaTAACCTaaatcataatatatttttgtgttaaaaGGAAATAGGATTGAGAAATTTACCAACAGTGCGGAGTTTGTGTTCAACGACCCATTTCCTGAGAGATTCCATTTGAGTTTTAGCGTCCGTCATTGTAGCGAGAGAGAAGAAGGTGAATTTAGGTGAAGAGAAATTAGATTTGAGAATGGAGAGAGAATATGAGAGAATTAAGGTTTTTCGCGTTTTTATATATGGGtgagaaaagaataaaaaaaagaagaggaatTAAATGAGAAGTCAAAATTGAAAACCTGGTTTAGTTTAGTTGATGACGCGGCGGAATAAAGAGTAACGTGATTTTATTTGGGGATGTTTTTCGTGGGTCGGGTGCAGTGTATTTTGGTGCCCATTGTATTACGGGAACCGccaaaaagaaacaaaggaATCAAATCAACCAAGAAAGAAAATAACGTGTTATTATTACTTTGCACCTTAAAAATCGTAGTATTATAGGGGCGGCATTTTTGAAGAATCATGAGACTTGGAACAACTTTCAacatttttctatttctattataaaaaatactagtaataGTTTAATAAGATTATGAGTCTTTTAAATAAGTGGTTAGagtatgattttttattatgtttatgaaaaaatttggttgCAAATGAATAACTAATTATCAAACAAAGATAAGTCATTACTCACCACAGtgaaaatttcaaatttgtattacggtaacaaaaaaatagtttaatggAAATGATTCATATgtgtaaattaaatttatattaggaaaatgctaGTGTTTATGGAAAAAAACTATTAATGAAATGCATGAATATGTCCTAGCCATCAATTTATATGccactaggggtaaacccgtgcgttgcacgggttcgattaaaatacataattaaaa from Trifolium pratense cultivar HEN17-A07 linkage group LG1, ARS_RC_1.1, whole genome shotgun sequence includes these protein-coding regions:
- the LOC123918408 gene encoding 60S ribosomal protein L22-2-like translates to MGRLDAAGSKGKKKGVITFTIDCAKPVEDKIMDIASLEKFLQERIKVGGKPGALGDAVTVSREKSKITVTSDTNFSKRYLKYLTKKYLKKHNVRDWLRVIASNKDRNVYELRYFNIAENEGEEED
- the LOC123918420 gene encoding uncharacterized protein LOC123918420 — its product is MTDAKTQMESLRKWVVEHKLRTVGCLWLSGISGSIAYNWSRPNMKTSVKIIHARLHAQALTLAALAGAAVVEYYDHKSGEKAAQLARDPRH